A stretch of DNA from Pangasianodon hypophthalmus isolate fPanHyp1 chromosome 2, fPanHyp1.pri, whole genome shotgun sequence:
TTAAATGGTGTGAATTAGCAGAGAAAGCGGGTGAGCAAGAACTCATCCAGGAATCAGCTTAGAAAAGTGCCAATGATTCCCAGCACAGTTGTTTGGGGAGTGTTGGCTTGGGGCTACCCCAGGAACAAACACTTCATTTACGGGATGTccaattaatatattttctacttaaatgatttaaatagtAGCgatgtgtatttttactttacttaatgtatgtatttttacagTATGAGATTAATTGTCCAGcatttatctttaaaattaaGTACTCAAAATACTAAAAGATACATCTTCCCAAATAGTGAAATGTAGCATGATTCTGTTTTTGTATTGGATTCAGGATTGGCTTAATGAGCAACATATTTCCGAGAGGAGCATTAAACAGCCCACATTTATCAATTTTGcagtaaatttgtgtgtaaatactTTCATAGGCCAAATTGAACTAAACATTAttgccagatttacaaacgtTTCAGTAATGgagattttcttcatactctcGCATAATGATAAATTCACATAATGATAAATCACCCATAAAATACCATGCACGTTCACAGCGCAGCTGTTTTACATTTACTGAAGCAGCAAAAGAAAGCCTAGCCTAAGATTTAGAAGGAAGATTTAGCAGTATGCTCTAAATCTTCCACTAATATggctcagccactgcagtgtgtcaggtcccatatatacacactaactcttcctctTTTCATAGGGCACCATTTCTTTAATCCTGATTGAATGGgctattcttattattttaatatatggagttgttttctttcaagtcattaatctGTGAAGACATGTACATGTCTTTTCAGATTAATGGCTTGAAAGACATGTacaaaattgtacattttacattgttgcatgaaactgaaataaataagcaatttaaacttgacagtgtaatccATAAATAAAATGGCAGCAACTCGGGTCAGTTTCAGCAATTTGAAACCTATTGATGGAGGCTCACATGAGGGTAAATTTACTCATCTCAGGAGCTAACTGGATTATCATGAATACCTCATTTTATGTGTAAATGCTCAttgacacacacattataccCACTGacctcattttaatgttttgttccTCATCAGAGATGGACctgtgggaaaaaaattgcTATTAAGCAATTTCAACATCACTTCCCAGCTGCACTCAAAGCATTTAATGTGCTCAATATCACCAGTTCAGCTTAGCAACCAAGCGAGGGATCTTTCCAGAGACAGAGCTCTGAACTGCACACTCATCTATGATAAGTGGTAAATAACATTGTTCATGAAATGTGAGTTGGGCATTCAgataatgtactgtaatatactAACTCAACAATTTGAAATGGAGGAAAACCTTATTTGCAGGTTATACTGAAGGTTAATACTATGCAAAAAGGTTACACCTATCTCTGAGGAGAGGGTCAATTCTAAACCACAGAAAAAGACCCATGATGTCCtgacatatatttttttcatctttatttattgattgttgAGTCAAAATCCCATCCATTTTAAGATGGCATGCCAGATCAATAAAAGAATGGAATGGCtagataaatgtgttttactgGAATTAGTCAAATGAATTATAATACAGTGAAGAATGGGAAAGGTTGAATACAGCATAAATATCCAACCAAGGAATTTTGTGTCACCATGCATACTCAAAAGActcttcagttcagttttatttgtatagcacctttaacaatagacattgtcagacaacagctttacagaaatctggatgtagatttagatcctaaTGAGTAAATCAGAGGTGACTatggaacacacacagaaaagacaATATGagcaagaaaccttgagaggaaccagactcaaaatggatttcatcctcttctgagtgacattGGATAGTGAAATTATAAATCCTTACTACAGGTGtagaaaagtaaaaacaaacacaagtgtgttgaaatgatgttcagtatgagtatattgtgaataagagtacTGGGACCAAAACTTAGCCACAGATGAGTCATGTTGGTTTTTTTCTCGTTATATACCATCAAGCTTGTAAATCaatattcagtaaatgtttcagcctatttttgtgtttgttttcttgactTATGTTGTTCCATTAAGTCAGGTTGTTGAGGATCTAGTGGAGGGTCAATGGACAGTCCATTTTTTGGCCTGCTTTAGAGTGACACTATAGAAGAAATTTTTTTGGCTTCCTATGTCATAAATTGGAAGCAGTTGGAGTCCTGGTATAAGCACAGGGCAGTCTTTATGATTGTAGATGTTCATAAGCACAAATATACAGAGTCCAGGTGAGTTTATCTATGGAAGCAAGTGTGAGACTTAGgcaaaaactgtttttgggaagtgcagtCACCCTTTTAAACTACTGTAGGATAAGAACATTCCTATTAacctgctctgtctctctctatctctctctctctctctctcccaagctatatatacatgcatacaatTTATATTGATGTGATACTGGTGCCTGATGCTGACACACTTCTATAACTGTGGCTACTacagacctgcctgattcatccttaggctgcaacataacataatatgaaaaaaatgaaggaatctgaatactttctgaatgcactgtaaatctacatccagattacTGTAAAtttgctttatgacaatgtctattgttaaaagtgctacacaaataaaactgaatggaaTTCAACTGAGCTAGTTCATTGCTGAAACTGtttcaacatatttttaacCAATACTGTCAGTCTTGAGTTCTTACAGatatcacactgacacactataGTTTTTCTGATGACCTTTATTCCagaaataatcataaaaaaagcactgacatgGCCTGTTTCTTTTATAACTTTCTATTTATTCTTCTTTCTGAAATAAATTTGGCAAGCATTTCCAATCTTCAGAGTGATCTATTAAATCTGAAACATCTTACAGCTAATCAGTTATTGCTTCTTACTGTGATGAAAAGCTGATCCAGTGAGATGAGATGTAGCCAATTTTGTCAATCTGTTTTGCCTTTTATAACAATGTTCTTGTTGGTGCATTTCCCAGTGCCCAAAATAATGATTGACTTTTACACATTATGCTTTTTTAGTTTTCAGACCCGCACATGAAATGATCAATTTGCAACAAGATTGGAACTCTGTTTAGTTGGTTATTTGTAGGAGCTTATGTCTGCCTGCACATGAAAAAGGGAAGGACAGACTAGGCTAGAGATTATTTATGCAATATTTAATGACATGGTTGTAAGTAGGCTGGTGTTGACAGAATCAGGAGCTAGTCCAAGATAGAATGCTAGTCCATCACatagcaccatgcacacacattcactcacttatGTATACTTTAGAAGAATTTAGTGTTGTGTAgtcaaagttattttttttgACTTGGAAAGAAACTGGTGACCCTGGAGGAAATTCACATgggcatggggagaacatttttacaataacctgagctcaagcTTGAACTGGGGAcattggagctgtgaggaaacGGTACTATCAACTTATTTTTCTAAGTTTCTTATTGGTTGTTATCAGGAATTGGGAGGGAGATGCAAGTTATTGaggaaaaatgcaaacaaaactAGCCATATGGAAACAAGGACCAgtcacaaacaaaaaacaagagtGTAAGCAAGAACATGGTAGAATATACACAAGACTAAGCATAACCAAAGTTAGCTGTGACAACACACAACTAAGGCTTGACACTGAATACAAAGAAACCAgaatttaaatagatttaattaGTGATACTAATGtatgaaacacaaaacaggtgtgaGTAATTTGAGACATGTGACTAGGTTAGGGCTGATGGCTAAAGTTGTTCTTGTTGACCATTTTGTGGCCAATACTAGCAATGACATGACAGTTCTGTTTAACTGTTGTGGCCAGGCTATGCTGTTGAACCCTTTGTCCTCTCTTCCTTCCAAACACCGGAGTGCTTGACTGTCCCAATGCCATGCATCCATCCACGACTGGCCAGTATCTAGGATTTTAGAAAACTTGTTCAATCACAATATCACCCATCCAACTGGTTTATCCCATGACgatttgtttacctttttctctcatcttcCGACTCTGTCCCAACTCTTCCTCCTCTGCTGCCCAGCCCTGCCCCAGCTAAGGCTAAGGCTAAGTGAAAGACTTTTCAAACCCTTCCATCCACCTGCTCCTTAATGGCATTTCGAAGGCTTCTCCTGCAACTAAAGATAAACGTTTACGTCTTACCTTACCACTTTTACACAAATTGCTGCATTATCTCAGACAGGGGGATTTCAGtttttacacagacacactcttaAAAACCGTTTTCCTCACTGCTTTTTATGGCTTTCTAAGGTCCAGGGAATTCACGTGCAAATTACTTCCTTTAACCCTGCTCACAATCTCACCATGTCCGACATAGTCCTAGATAACCACCAATTCACCTTATTTCTAAAGCACTCTAAGACTGACCAACTTAACCAAGGTTTCCCCATCATCATATCCCATATTAATTCTGTCTTCTGCCCTCTCTTGTCGAAGTCATGATTCCTGCAAACCCGGCTATGTGCCGCTCCTGATGACCTTTTGACAGTGACTTAATTCTAAACCCAGGCATCAGCCGGGTACACATAGCCTTTAAGGGCGTACTCACACTAGGCCCAATTGCCTTGTACCATGTCCAAGCACGATTGTCCCCCTCTCCACTCCCCCACTGGACTGCACTCACTTTGCACTTAACGTTCCAAGCCTTCACAGGCTTACTTCATTACAATGCGACTACACAATGGAATCCATCATTGTAACATTACTTACTTTGTAGCTTATTTGGAGTAGTTGGGCGTGGTGACACATGGCCCTTTCACATGCCTAGATTGCCTAATAGATTTATTGCTTATGCAGTCCAGTGATTTGCACTTAATCTAGGCACATATCAGAAGATTTTTATGGAGGCAGCTGATGTTGTGGGAGGAATTTGCAGCTTTACTCACAGACTACAATTCCCATTCATCATCTGCCGTGGACCAAGGTGATCCCTTTGCTGCCATGTTTGTTAAATGGAACAGTCGCATCATTGATGTCATGTTTCGAGTTCTGCCCGGTCACGGTTATCAATCACACGAGATGCATACCATGCCTGAGCCCAGCTGAACTGTACCCAAGCCCACCTCTTCAAGCAGGCCTGGACATGGGCCAATCACATTAGACAAACAAACTGGCCTTTGTTCTCTTATCTTTATGTCTGAACATGTCAAACATGCTCAGGCACGGTACAGATCGCCTAGTGTGAGTACCCTCTAAGTCACAGCTAAATAAGTTCTGGGTTCCCCAGTCCAGGCGCACATTGTCAATAGATTTAGTTAGCAGCGTAGCAGATCTAGTCCGCCAACACCAAACCTACCTACACTTCATTTCCTTCAATAAAAGCTGTTAAATTCATTTTGAGAGTTGTCatgaatgaaatgtatttatgcACAGGTAAGAAATAAGAGCTACAATGTTAAGAACAGCATCATTATTAGAGTTTCACAGGTTTAGTATCCAATTTCTCCTCCTCTATATTATGGGGTATCATCTGGACTAATCACCAAAGTACATCACTAACTATCTCACACTATAAAACTTACACTACTACTTACTTACAGTGTACAAGAATTCACCCCTTGAACTATTCAACACTTTGTAGTGCtggaattgaatttgaatttgaagtgGATTTTTACAATTTGATTTGCATAATGTATCACAACAACATTTGAAggtctatcagctttgcacatctggatcttGTGGATATTGTTGCCCATTTTTCTTAGCAAAATTGCTCAACCTCTGTCAGATCAGATGGAGACCATTTCTCAATTGAATTGAGGTTTGGGCTTTGACTTGGTCATTATAACACATTTAgtttcttggttttgaaccactGTAGTACAACATTGGTAGTATGCTTAGGGTCTTTGTCCTGTCTCTCGCAGactggagcaggttttcttctaggattgaATTAATCAGTTGAGACTACTAAAACTGTCAACTGTTTACAATTAACTGACCTACATTCAATGCCATCTGCTGAAAGGAAACCTGATTGTTCCCTATTTAGCCAGTGCTTTTCATAGGTGAAAATGACTCACATTAGTATGTGACATACATAATTGATCTTATGAGAGTATTGAGGTTCATCCTTGCTTTATTCTATTCATGCTATAAGAAAAGTGACTCGTTGATTGAAGAAATGAGGATGATGTTTTAACTGTCTGGTAATGACATAGTTTGCCTCAGATGGAGACTGTttctcaattggattgaggtttgggctttgactgggccattaTAACAAATTTAGGTCcttggttttgaaccactcTAGTAGAACTTTGGCAGTATGCTTAGGGTCTTTGCCTTGTGTCTTGGAACAGGTTTTCATCTATGttgccctcaaccctgaccagtttctGTTGATGAAAAACAGCacctcaacatgatgctaccaccaccaggCTTCACTATGGGGATGGTGTCCTCAGGATGATGAGCAGTGCTGGGTTTTCCAGAAAATGTAGCACTTTTTCCCAAAGGCGAACTGTTCAATGCTGGTCTCACTAACCTACAGAActctttttcagattttttttgagTCTTTCATATGCTTTTTGGCAAACTCTGATTGGgatttcatatgtttttttaaataatggatttgcTCTCACAGATCTTCCAAaaagcccagctttgtggagGTCTGGGCTATGGATGTTCTGTGAAAGTTACTCTCATCTGAGCTGTcaatctctccagctccttcagagttacccttggccttTTGAttgtttctctgactaatgaTCTCTTtactcagtcactgacttttCTTGGACAGGGTCCTCTAGGCAAAGTCATTTTTGTGCCAtatatttttccccccatttttaaataatgaaattaatagtACCCCAAGgaatgttcaaagtttgggattttttaaataaccaaaccctgattgatatttttttctagattgttgtcctggacttgttttattaactctttggtcttcatgatgctgtttgttgatTGATGTTCTATAATAAACTTTAATTGCACCCAGGTCAACTCCATTCAACCAATTTTTGTGACTAATCCCTACTCCAATATTATTGACTTAATTGTATCAATCAATCACATAATtccagttaagtccatttcactTCCAGGTTCTAAGagtacaaaatacataaaaattcaagggggtgaatacttatgaaaGGCAATGTACTATGCGATTGAGCTTCAGTCCCAGAAATTCCCtctaatttttaaaagtttatgcAAAGTTGAGAAAATAATCAGTCTAAAGTCCTGTAGCAATTGTCTGGCCCAAGCTAAGGTTTAGTGCTCAGAtgcaattttctttcttttctttctttaacttGTGCTTCagtaattatgattattttacttTCAATCTTCGTATTCTTTTGAATATTCTCAAAGGTCTCAACTGTTAGTTGGTTGTAAGTACTAAAACTGTCAACTGTTTACAGTTAACTGACCTACATTCAGTGCCATCTGCTGAAAGAAATCCTGATTGTTCTATCTTTAGCCAGTGCTTTTCGTGGGTGAAAATGACTCACATTAGTATGTGACATACATAATTGATCTTATGAGAGTACTGAAGTTCATCCTCTCTTTATTCTGTTCATGCTATTGTTCCCATTTCTTTCATGATTGTTTTAACTGTCTGTTAATGACACAGTTTGCTTAATATTCTACAGTTTCATCAAGTAACATGTCTTTCATCAGGTAAACCATCACAATGACTGTGGAAACATTGTGTAGTTTTCTCCAATCAGAAGCTGGGTAATGAGTCAAACCTCATgacaaaattcaaaataaatcgGTAAGTATATAAATTGATAAATCTACAGAATCGTAGACATTTGTTCTTGAAATTGTTGCACCTTTTTAGTATTTTTGTAAGACATCTGACACAACTCAGTTCTCTTTTTGATTATAAACtcaaaaaaattggaaaaaaaattaggaaacCACAAACCTGTACTGATTTCGAATTGCTACACCCAAAACTCAATTTTAATCCACATGCTTTTACAAACATAAATTCATCTGTGTTATTGTTGGGAAGGAGGTCACTTCACATGGTAGCACAGTAACAGGTTATATACGCTATACAAGTGCAAACAACCTTCACAGTTCTACAATGCATATTCAGTCAAACTCAATATGTATAACAGTAAAGGTCTGCTCTAACATCTCTACAGGTTTTAACCACACAAGCAAAACAACATGGATATTCCTCTTTAAACCGATTTCCGCTGAAAATGCATCTGTGTCCTGTTCACGATTTCTTGATAGATTTTTGATCGAAGAAACCTAGGGTAGGAGTCTTTCTCCATGAGGCTGTAGACCTTGGTTTGGATCTCATTGAGACTGGAGCATGTTGGTTCCAGAAGTTTCTGTCTGGTCTCTTCCCTGGTCCTGAAGTCTATATTAACCTGTAAAGAGGTTAAAGAGACACAATGGCTTTATTAATTTGTGTATACCAAATTCCTTCCAACTGAGGATGAACAGTGTTATTCCTTCCAgcacagttccagagacttgtagaatatATGCCAAAGCTAAGTGATTCTGGTCTGTCTCTGAAAAAGGTTGCTGAACTCCAAATCATGTTCATCTCAGCTAAATTTATTGCAATAGAAGGTCACAGAAACAGCACTCctacaatgggcctcatttatcaaactatACACAAACAAATTGATTCATAATTTGTATGCAGAAGCATCTACACAACAAATGTGGTATTCATAAGCATCCAGTTATTTCAGAAAAACCTTCCTATCCTGCAAGAGCTCCAGAGCAAATTTGGATTATATTACacagattacactgtcaagGCCTCatcgcttatttatttcaatcgcatgcaaacatttaatgaaacttttgtGAAACGGCATTTAAACAGAGCATTTGTCAACTAAAATTAACTAACCTGACAGAAATTCTAAGAGGTTATCTAGGTCATATTAATGCGAGCCAGCTAGCTAATCTGAGGCAACCTGATGCAATTTATTAAGAATAATCATCATATTCATAGGTGTACAGCTTATCTTCACTGCTAATAGCTAGATGTTTAGCTAGATGGTCAACATAAGCTAACTTGATTCTTCATAACACCCAGAAAGCATGATGGATTGACTGTTCcgagaacattaaaaaaatattctgctaGCTTAAAACTGCTACCTGGGATTATCTTTTAACTTAAAGATATCTTCTAATTAAAGAGTGATGTGAGATGTTGGTGTTATTCTTGTTATCTGTAGCCCAACTTACCTCTCTCGGTGCTTGAACATCAATAAATTCCTTGTAGATCTTGTTGGCTTTTGACACCAGCTTTGCAGGTGATTTGATCTTTTTGTAATCTTCACAAGCTAACCAGAACTCGATGTTCTCATCACTGAACTCTGTTTTAAGGAATGCTCTGAATGCTGCCAAACCATCtatgaaacaaacacacaatacattaagaaaatatatcttttttttttttttttttttttttaccatacaATAAAGCAGAAGATACGCCCCATAAATACCttctgctatatatatatatatatatatatatatataggtacatatgtacatattaaATAGAGTActcttatatagtcttcttgtatgcaaaggtaaaatcatgataatgattaaaatttttgatgtaaaattcaaactaacacgtcAGGGTGCacaaaatttttcaaaaatatctggaagtttttttttccctcaaacgATTAGTCATTGTTTGGTTATCtgtcacacctgatgcagcccatcaagggccacaaggcttaaacatataaagaaatcaaagagaaaagctatcccatactaagtcaatttatctgtttgtttagttcttgctaatttcctgaacTCCTGAccaataatttgttgttaagaccattacaagcttaatattttgccattttgggcttggccaattttttcttttgcccaggtgtgtatattttatatatatagtcataACACTTCATAAAGCATGAGAATATGACTTTATAATAATATGTTGCATAACTCTTAATAATATATGTTAATAAGAACGTTACTGTCCTGAACATTCCAGCGTAATGAGCACTGCTCTTATGTAAAACATTATCTGACATGCTTTATTTGTATGGTACACTGTAAAGCAAATCTTCTAGtaaaaatttatacaaaaagCTTTTCTCAAAATCATTCATGTTCATAAGATAATTTAAAACTTCATCAGGCATTGTATTTTGAATGCCCTCTTATTATGTTGCCTTCAGACCTGTGGGGTAGGAAATGCTCACAGGGCCACAGTTGTTGTTCTCATTTATCTCAGTGACATGTCAGGAGGTCACGTTGTGCAACTTGAATTTCTGGGGTTTTGTTATTTCCTTTTCATCCTTCTTTATTTGGGAGGTTGTTTATTTAGTGGCAGTATACCAGCAAGTGGTATGCTGATTAGTTCTTATTATCTAAGGGAGTAG
This window harbors:
- the rgs8 gene encoding regulator of G-protein signaling 8, with the translated sequence MKTRLGCLSNKSDSCSDFSEFLPPGPERSTRYLKLSTDEVTKWADSFDILLSNKYGLAAFRAFLKTEFSDENIEFWLACEDYKKIKSPAKLVSKANKIYKEFIDVQAPREVNIDFRTREETRQKLLEPTCSSLNEIQTKVYSLMEKDSYPRFLRSKIYQEIVNRTQMHFQRKSV